A single window of Pseudoduganella plicata DNA harbors:
- a CDS encoding SCO family protein: protein MKKLFAALCMLFVLVACSEKRPAFTNTDITGIDYAKGFSLKDHTGKPVTLESYKGKVVVMFFGFTQCPDVCPTTMSEMAAVMKELGPQSDQVQVLFVTLDPERDTSELLAQYAPAFDKRFVGLYGTPAEIATTAKEFKVFYQKVPGKTPDTYTIDHTAGSYVFDKEGRVRLFLRHNQGPAPIVHDLKLLLS from the coding sequence ATGAAAAAACTGTTCGCCGCACTGTGCATGCTGTTTGTTCTCGTCGCCTGTTCGGAGAAGCGCCCCGCGTTCACGAACACGGACATCACGGGCATCGACTACGCCAAGGGCTTTTCGCTGAAGGATCACACGGGCAAGCCCGTGACGCTGGAAAGCTATAAAGGCAAGGTCGTCGTGATGTTCTTCGGCTTCACGCAATGCCCGGACGTGTGCCCGACCACGATGTCGGAAATGGCGGCAGTGATGAAGGAGCTGGGTCCGCAGTCGGACCAGGTCCAGGTGCTCTTCGTGACGCTCGACCCGGAGCGCGACACGTCCGAGCTGCTGGCCCAGTACGCTCCCGCGTTCGACAAGCGCTTCGTCGGCCTGTACGGCACGCCGGCGGAAATCGCCACGACGGCCAAGGAATTCAAGGTGTTCTACCAGAAGGTGCCGGGCAAGACGCCGGACACCTACACGATCGACCATACGGCGGGCAGCTACGTGTTCGACAAGGAGGGCCGGGTGCGGCTGTTCCTGCGCCACAACCAGGGGCCGGCCCCGATCGTGCACGACCTCAAGCTGCTGCTGTCCTGA
- the cyoE gene encoding heme o synthase, translating into MTTRTATQKQNHRIAQYWALTKPRVTQLAVFCAVIGMFLATDGMPDWRVVLAATIGIWLLAGAAFAVNCLAEREIDARMARTARRPMALGDITVGQTVVFSAVIGGIGMWVLYTLVNPLTMWLTFVTFVGYAVIYTMILKPATPQNIVIGGLSGAMPPALGWAAVANEVPMQAWLLVLIIFLWTPPHFWALALYRRDDYARSGLPMLPVTHGMPFTQFHVFLYSIALAATTLLPFAVRMSGLIYLVSAIVLDAIFLWYGWRIYKHYTDLVARKAFTFSIVYLSLLFVALLVDHYIPIQP; encoded by the coding sequence ATGACAACCCGCACCGCCACCCAGAAACAGAACCACCGCATCGCCCAGTACTGGGCGTTGACGAAACCGCGCGTGACGCAGCTGGCGGTGTTCTGCGCCGTGATCGGGATGTTCCTGGCCACCGACGGCATGCCCGACTGGCGCGTTGTCCTGGCGGCCACGATCGGCATCTGGCTGCTGGCAGGCGCGGCGTTCGCCGTCAATTGCCTGGCCGAACGCGAGATCGACGCGCGCATGGCACGCACGGCGCGCCGGCCGATGGCGCTGGGCGACATCACCGTCGGCCAGACGGTCGTGTTCTCGGCTGTCATCGGCGGCATCGGCATGTGGGTGTTGTACACGCTCGTCAATCCGCTGACGATGTGGCTGACGTTCGTCACGTTCGTCGGCTATGCCGTCATTTACACGATGATCCTGAAACCGGCCACGCCTCAGAACATCGTCATCGGCGGCCTGTCCGGCGCGATGCCGCCGGCACTGGGCTGGGCGGCCGTCGCCAACGAAGTGCCGATGCAGGCGTGGCTGCTGGTGCTGATCATCTTCCTGTGGACGCCGCCGCATTTCTGGGCGCTGGCGCTGTACCGCCGCGACGACTATGCGCGCTCCGGCCTGCCGATGCTGCCCGTCACGCACGGCATGCCGTTCACGCAGTTCCACGTGTTCCTGTATTCGATCGCGCTGGCGGCCACCACGTTGCTGCCGTTCGCCGTGCGCATGAGCGGCCTGATTTACCTGGTCAGCGCCATCGTCCTCGACGCGATCTTCCTGTGGTACGGCTGGCGCATCTACAAGCACTACACCGACCTCGTGGCCCGCAAGGCATTCACGTTCTCCATTGTCTACCTGTCGCTGCTGTTCGTGGCGCTGCTGGTGGACCACTACATCCCGATCCAGCCATGA
- a CDS encoding GNAT family N-acetyltransferase — translation MQQPISLVEASPDCRDAMADLFRTVCRQGDALPFTPDIPDAAFDAMWLSAGVQTYVALVDGSLAGMYKLNANLPGRAAHVGSATYLVRPDLQGQGIGTAMLRDSLARAAAQGYRSMQFNFVVSTNRAAVSLYERHGFRIVGTLPEAFLHARSGFVDAYVMSRPIAPAMQ, via the coding sequence GTGCAACAGCCGATCTCACTGGTCGAAGCATCGCCGGACTGCCGCGATGCCATGGCGGACCTGTTTCGCACCGTTTGCCGCCAGGGCGACGCGCTGCCATTCACGCCGGATATTCCCGACGCGGCATTCGATGCCATGTGGCTGTCGGCAGGCGTGCAGACCTACGTCGCGCTCGTCGACGGCAGCCTGGCCGGCATGTACAAGCTCAACGCCAATCTGCCGGGAAGGGCCGCGCATGTCGGCAGCGCCACCTATCTGGTCCGGCCGGACCTGCAGGGACAGGGCATCGGTACCGCGATGCTGCGCGATTCGCTGGCGCGGGCCGCCGCGCAGGGCTACCGCTCGATGCAGTTCAATTTCGTGGTGTCGACCAACCGCGCCGCCGTGTCGCTGTACGAGCGACATGGCTTCCGGATTGTGGGCACGCTGCCCGAAGCCTTCCTGCACGCGCGGTCAGGCTTCGTGGATGCCTACGTCATGTCCCGTCCCATCGCTCCCGCAATGCAATAA
- a CDS encoding alpha/beta hydrolase fold domain-containing protein, whose translation MTPLHFDDATLEEARAFNRKLARMPRFRVRNRLTPLLIQSLLRASQLGADRKLARAGIGVERHVVTDGGTRVPLRILRPAGAIRGVVLDIHGGGWVIGNARMNDDLNAAMIAACHVAVVSVDYRLAVHTPLQGLLDDCLAAARWLLAAGLPGCEHLPVLVVGESAGGHLAAATLLRLRDEPALLRRVHGALLYYGVYDLAGTPSVHAAGPETLVLHGPGMATGLRLLTPDLDDVARRAPPLSPLYGELEGLPPALMFAGTLDPLLDDTVGMANRWRSVADVELHLVPEAPHGFIHFRTAMARQVLARSHGWIRERLNRVPAIGGARRNAGQAGGAEPDRSGPAGQQRRH comes from the coding sequence ATGACCCCACTGCACTTCGACGATGCCACGTTGGAGGAAGCCCGCGCCTTCAACCGCAAACTCGCGCGCATGCCCCGCTTCCGGGTGCGCAACCGCCTTACGCCGCTGCTGATCCAGTCGTTGCTCCGCGCATCGCAACTCGGTGCGGACCGCAAGCTGGCACGCGCCGGCATCGGCGTGGAGCGCCACGTGGTGACGGACGGGGGGACGCGCGTGCCGTTGCGCATCCTGCGCCCGGCTGGAGCGATCCGGGGCGTCGTGCTGGACATCCATGGCGGCGGCTGGGTCATCGGCAACGCGCGCATGAACGACGACCTGAATGCGGCCATGATCGCGGCGTGCCACGTGGCCGTCGTCTCGGTCGATTACCGGCTGGCCGTGCATACGCCGCTGCAAGGGCTGCTGGACGACTGCCTGGCGGCCGCACGCTGGTTGCTGGCTGCCGGGCTGCCCGGATGCGAGCATCTGCCGGTACTGGTGGTCGGGGAGTCGGCCGGGGGCCACCTGGCGGCGGCGACCCTGCTGCGCCTGCGCGACGAGCCTGCGCTGCTGCGCCGCGTACATGGGGCGCTGCTGTATTACGGCGTCTACGACCTGGCCGGCACCCCGTCCGTGCACGCGGCGGGGCCGGAGACGCTGGTGCTGCACGGACCAGGGATGGCAACGGGTCTGCGCCTGCTGACGCCGGACCTGGACGACGTGGCGCGCCGGGCGCCGCCGCTGTCGCCGCTGTACGGAGAGCTGGAGGGATTACCGCCCGCGCTGATGTTTGCGGGTACGCTCGACCCGCTGCTGGACGACACGGTCGGCATGGCGAACCGCTGGCGTTCGGTGGCCGATGTGGAGTTGCACCTGGTGCCGGAAGCGCCGCATGGCTTCATCCACTTCCGCACCGCAATGGCGCGGCAGGTGCTGGCGCGCAGCCATGGGTGGATACGCGAGCGGCTGAACCGGGTGCCGGCGATTGGCGGTGCGCGCCGCAATGCGGGGCAGGCTGGTGGCGCGGAACCGGACCGTAGCGGCCCCGCGGGCCAGCAGCGCCGGCACTGA